A genomic region of Sulfobacillus acidophilus DSM 10332 contains the following coding sequences:
- a CDS encoding metal dependent phosphohydrolase (PFAM: HD domain~COGs: COG2206 HD-GYP domain~InterPro IPR003607:IPR006674~KEGG: tin:Tint_2642 metal dependent phosphohydrolase~PFAM: Metal-dependent phosphohydrolase, HD region, subdomain~SMART: Metal-dependent phosphohydrolase, HD region~SPTR: Metal dependent phosphohydrolase), which translates to MNTRSLSLATLIATLSRALDLTEGEPLGHAIRSCWIGMQLGEALSLGEDERHELFYALLLKDAGCSANSHQVSEWFGTDDRSAKYELKSVNWSRLSHAVRYAVAQTKPGAPWRERLTAIANIARRGPQAARTLVEMRCTRGADLVRELGWVSLAPDAVLNLDEHWDGSGQPRGLRGHEIPLLGRILSLAQTVEMFWSRFGPEAARDVARSRRGSWFDPELVDAWLSMSADDTLFTQLAALNLPHQIASYDPKPRSLPWDDHAVLLPIAQVFADIVDTKSSWTASHSWRTAHYAKSLTEILGEPPALQEAALLAGLFHDLGKLGVSNLILDKPGPLSPAERAAIETHPQMTYTLLEPLVPLHMIAEGAAAHHERLDGTGYYRHLKGPHIPYLGQIVAVADVHDALAHARPYRRALSTEDVLAIMRSDRTTKLSPDVFDALEWGLLNQPERFVPTA; encoded by the coding sequence GTGAATACTCGCTCCTTGTCATTGGCCACGCTGATTGCCACATTGTCTCGCGCCCTCGATTTAACCGAAGGCGAGCCGTTAGGCCACGCCATCCGTAGCTGTTGGATCGGAATGCAATTGGGGGAAGCCCTCTCGTTAGGCGAGGATGAGCGTCACGAGCTCTTTTATGCGCTGTTGTTAAAAGATGCCGGGTGCTCCGCCAACAGTCATCAAGTCAGCGAATGGTTCGGCACCGATGATCGGTCGGCCAAGTATGAGTTAAAATCCGTCAACTGGTCACGCTTATCGCACGCCGTGCGTTATGCCGTCGCGCAAACCAAACCGGGTGCCCCCTGGCGAGAACGCCTGACGGCAATCGCCAACATAGCCCGCCGTGGCCCCCAAGCCGCGCGAACATTGGTGGAAATGCGCTGCACACGCGGCGCGGACTTGGTACGGGAACTGGGATGGGTCTCGCTCGCGCCGGATGCCGTGTTAAATCTTGACGAGCACTGGGATGGGTCGGGCCAGCCGCGAGGCCTTCGCGGACACGAAATTCCCCTTTTAGGCCGTATTTTATCTCTCGCCCAGACGGTAGAAATGTTTTGGAGCCGTTTTGGACCGGAGGCGGCCCGGGACGTAGCCCGCTCCCGCCGGGGCAGCTGGTTCGATCCGGAACTGGTTGACGCCTGGCTATCCATGAGCGCGGACGATACCCTGTTTACCCAACTAGCCGCGCTCAACCTGCCGCATCAAATCGCTTCATATGATCCCAAGCCCCGTAGCCTGCCTTGGGATGATCATGCGGTGCTCTTGCCCATTGCTCAAGTCTTCGCCGACATTGTGGACACAAAATCCTCCTGGACGGCGAGTCACTCCTGGCGAACAGCTCACTATGCGAAATCCCTAACCGAAATTTTGGGCGAACCGCCGGCCCTGCAAGAGGCCGCCTTGCTGGCCGGGCTCTTTCATGACCTGGGGAAACTTGGCGTCAGTAATTTAATTCTGGATAAACCGGGTCCGTTATCTCCGGCCGAAAGGGCCGCCATCGAAACGCACCCCCAGATGACGTATACGCTGTTGGAGCCGCTCGTTCCGTTACACATGATTGCCGAAGGTGCTGCCGCGCACCACGAGCGACTCGACGGCACAGGATATTATCGGCACCTTAAGGGCCCCCACATTCCGTATCTCGGCCAAATTGTCGCCGTCGCCGATGTCCACGACGCATTAGCCCACGCCCGCCCCTACCGG